One Erysipelothrix amsterdamensis DNA window includes the following coding sequences:
- a CDS encoding lipoate--protein ligase, which yields MRYLKNPSTNPYFNLALDEYAMKHINCEEDFFFLWQNEPAVIIGKNQNTVEEINQKFIDDNKIKVARRVSGGGAVYHDFGNLNFTFVINVDDPGKVNYKKYVQPIIDALASMGINAEASGRNDILIDGLKISGNAQRMANGKLMHHGTLLFDVNIEDMVQALNVDPDKITSKGVKSVRSRVTNIKEHLPEGTDLKTFWDELQYFLSNKGQDAEIILAPEEIAKIEYEAINRFGTWDWIYGASPEFNLKNSKRFAGGRVEVLMDVSEGHIDNVRFIGDYLGLEDVADVEGRLQGTRFKQSDVDAVLSEMDLRKYFGIITKEELLELMFD from the coding sequence ATGAGATACTTAAAAAATCCATCAACAAATCCTTATTTTAATTTAGCACTTGATGAATATGCGATGAAGCATATCAATTGTGAGGAGGATTTTTTCTTTCTATGGCAGAATGAGCCAGCGGTAATTATTGGTAAAAATCAGAATACCGTAGAAGAAATTAATCAAAAATTTATTGATGATAACAAAATTAAGGTTGCCCGTCGCGTTTCAGGCGGTGGCGCAGTATATCATGATTTTGGAAATCTTAATTTTACATTTGTGATTAATGTGGATGACCCAGGAAAAGTCAATTATAAGAAGTATGTTCAACCAATTATTGATGCGCTCGCAAGTATGGGTATCAATGCTGAGGCGTCGGGACGTAATGATATTTTAATTGATGGCCTTAAGATTTCAGGAAATGCGCAACGAATGGCAAATGGCAAGTTAATGCACCATGGTACTTTGTTGTTTGATGTTAATATTGAGGATATGGTTCAAGCGTTAAATGTTGATCCTGATAAAATTACATCAAAAGGTGTGAAATCAGTACGATCACGTGTAACCAATATTAAGGAACATTTACCTGAAGGGACAGATCTTAAAACCTTCTGGGATGAGTTACAATACTTTTTATCAAATAAGGGGCAAGATGCGGAAATTATTCTCGCACCTGAAGAAATTGCGAAAATCGAATATGAAGCAATCAATCGATTTGGCACATGGGATTGGATTTACGGTGCTTCCCCTGAGTTCAACCTAAAGAACAGTAAGCGATTTGCAGGCGGACGCGTTGAGGTCTTGATGGATGTAAGCGAAGGCCACATTGATAACGTTCGTTTTATTGGAGATTACCTAGGTTTAGAAGATGTTGCGGATGTTGAAGGACGCCTCCAAGGAACGCGTTTTAAACAAAGTGATGTCGATGCCGTACTTTCAGAAATGGATTTACGAAAATACTTTGGTATTATCACAAAAGAGGAATTATTAGAGTTGATGTTTGATTAG
- the pdhA gene encoding pyruvate dehydrogenase (acetyl-transferring) E1 component subunit alpha produces the protein MEISMAQVKKDKALDFAAQLKNVEKLYPTFQILDETGKVVNKEMLPDLKDEELVELFETMLWSRALNDRSTTLARQGRLGFFAPTAGQEASQMASHFAFNKGDILFPGYRDIPQLVKHGLPLHKAFLWSRGHVEGNNYPEDFNAMPPQIIIGAQIIQAAGAGIALKKRGKAQVAFTYTGDGGSSQGDTYEGLNYAGAFKAPVVFFIQNNGYAISTPRHVQTAAPTLAQKAAAAGIPGVQVDGMDPLAVYVATKAARDWAIEGNGPVLIETLTSRFGPHSLSGDDPKRYRTQASFDEWDKKDPLIRMRNFLTEKGLWDEEKEVELIAQIDDEIKEAVKLADSQPKQKVSDFLKNMFEEPTNTIAEQIEYFENKEGNK, from the coding sequence ATGGAAATTTCAATGGCACAAGTTAAGAAAGATAAAGCGTTGGATTTCGCTGCTCAACTTAAAAATGTTGAAAAGCTTTACCCAACATTCCAGATTCTTGATGAAACTGGAAAAGTTGTTAACAAAGAAATGTTACCAGACTTAAAAGATGAGGAGTTAGTAGAACTCTTTGAAACTATGTTATGGTCACGAGCATTAAACGACCGTTCAACTACATTAGCACGTCAAGGACGTCTTGGATTCTTTGCTCCTACTGCAGGACAAGAAGCAAGTCAAATGGCGAGCCACTTTGCATTTAATAAGGGGGATATTTTGTTCCCAGGATATCGTGATATTCCTCAATTAGTAAAACACGGATTACCACTACATAAGGCATTCTTATGGAGCCGTGGTCATGTTGAAGGAAATAACTACCCTGAAGATTTCAATGCAATGCCTCCACAAATTATTATCGGTGCGCAAATTATTCAAGCTGCAGGAGCTGGAATTGCACTTAAAAAACGTGGAAAAGCTCAAGTAGCATTTACATATACAGGAGATGGTGGATCATCACAAGGTGATACTTATGAAGGTCTTAACTATGCTGGAGCATTTAAAGCACCTGTAGTGTTCTTTATTCAAAATAATGGATATGCGATTTCAACACCACGTCACGTCCAAACAGCAGCACCTACACTTGCTCAAAAAGCAGCAGCTGCAGGTATCCCTGGTGTTCAAGTAGACGGTATGGATCCCCTAGCAGTCTATGTTGCAACAAAAGCAGCACGTGATTGGGCAATCGAAGGAAATGGTCCAGTGTTAATCGAAACATTAACATCACGTTTCGGTCCTCACTCACTTTCAGGTGATGATCCAAAACGATACAGAACTCAAGCAAGTTTTGATGAATGGGATAAAAAAGATCCATTGATCAGAATGCGTAATTTCTTAACAGAAAAAGGTCTTTGGGACGAAGAAAAAGAAGTTGAATTAATCGCTCAAATTGATGATGAAATCAAAGAAGCAGTTAAACTTGCTGATTCACAACCAAAACAAAAAGTTTCTGACTTCTTAAAAAATATGTTCGAAGAACCAACAAACACAATTGCAGAACAAATTGAATATTTTGAAAACAAGGAGGGTAACAAATAA